Part of the Scomber japonicus isolate fScoJap1 chromosome 2, fScoJap1.pri, whole genome shotgun sequence genome, agggttgggaaggttcatttggaaatgtaatggattacagattactagttaccctatttaaactAATGTATCTGATAACTTTTTGATAACTCTTCTAAATTTCTAGcagatgttttcagctgttaggataaatgtACCCACCAAAATCTAGGTTtaagtgtttttcatggatactgtcTTGATTTACAAGGGGGATAATTTCTTATAAactataaagcaagatttatctctcatttgaaaatgtattcatggagattttggaatataaaataaagatattttatgaaaaagttaaaagtctggcatgggctgtAGGCCATTTAACTTTtcaatctttaccacttgtatgatCTGTGTAACACACAAAAGACCATCATATTGCATAatagttgctatagatacaggttttgtgctagtgtataaatgaagaataacacaaatcactgctgacataagaGATCAGGctagagacatttttgaagttcagtttcattttttcatcttgaacacaaacagaatgagtctctaacatatccatgttttatgttgtcatggcctcaaagaggtagtaaaagcaaagaaattactttttaaatagcactttcttggtgtgaccttcAAAGGGTTAATTGACACCATTttagcccatgtgtgctccaaataaagtCCACGTAATGATTTATTTGCAATTTTTGAGGACATTGATTCCAAaggattaaaaacagcaatatatgtattcagtaacatgtaaatattaaaaatgagtaaaaaaccCTACTCCTGAGTAAAATCATAGAGTTGTATTCATCAACATGCGTGCACGCTCCATACCGCCCACTGAATCACGAATTCACGAGACAGCGCTCACCTTGACGAGAAATATCACGTTTTAATCTCGTGACACGAAAACTCGTCACATCCCTAGCTGACTGACAAAATCTGACAGTTTATTTAACACGGATGATGAATATATCCTGTATTTACATAACACATAATTTTTTCGTAATTATCCCTCAAATATGGTTTTCAAAGCATATTTGCCAATATTATGAATACCAATATCACTCTTGTAAATAAAGTCAcgatcatttttatttttattatgtatttctactattattgttcttattgtttttcgtacttattttttgttcttattacacattgtgggactaataaaggaatacaTAAATGTAAGTTAAGAAAAGGGtcacataaaatgctgcctatttAAATTACCGTAAAATATTGTAAAACATATTCACTGATACCGATATATGTGTCATAAGGTCAATATTGGCTGATCCATATATCAGTCCGGCTCTAGTGTAAAGTTGTaccaatattttacttttagatgCAACACAGAAAAAATAGAGGCACAGGAAATGTCCATCCATATTCAGACCTGgggtatttattattatgtgcTTTGTCTTTTTAGACCACTAGCCCAATATAACACTCCCCAAAAAAGCCcagattttctctttctttttaaataagttTAGGAAAATACAGGCTCATAACAGACTGGCACTGTGTGAGGTACCAAAGAGTTAAActtaatttaatctaatttgCAGCAGCGGGAGCATGTGCTATTAATTTCAGTCTGAATGGACGCTTATTTGTCTTTAGTTAGTTTCATACATTGCACGTCTCCTAGCAACAGAGATGTTTTGCAGTAAACCAGGTCATTTCACACCTTAAAAAACACCCGGTCCACATTATGCTCttctttactcttttttttttttatctaaaaattttgatttttttgggcGGGTGTGGGATTATCTGCCTTAATCTGACGCAGCACAAAGGACAGAAGACAATAGCTGTAATTATTTGCTTTGATGATACATGTGGTGGTTGTTGTGATGGTGATTTTAAGAATAAAATCATTCCCATTCAAGAAAGTAGGTTACACagcttcttctttaaaaaaaaatccccattaATCTTTTTCCACTGCATCTCCCAAAAAAAGGACATCTAAAAGGTTGCGTTAACATCTATGGGAAAAATCCAACAGCAAGTTTCTCTCATGCACAAATCTGGGAAATAGTAGGACGGTTGTTCCTGTTAGACTATTTCCTCAATCAGTGGGTTTGTGAGAGGGTTGGGTCAGTGAGACGAATCTCATGACTGCTGTGGGAAGAAAAACGAGGTTGGCAGGGGAAGGTGTATCGCTGCAGAAAGCTGTGTGAAAACTGTACCAACTGCAGAATTAACTTTCTTCTACAACTGTGAGTactcatttaaatcatttagatAAGTCACTGTTCATttagaggggttttttttagatttgttgTCACATTGTGAATTTAAGTGCACTACCTTATATTTCTGTAAATATCAATGCTAGagacaaaatgtgtgtttcctgtttgattGTGAAGAGTGATTAAAGTTGAATACATTATAAGGGTTACTTATACAACTTCAAACTATTTTATACATAAAACAACCTAACTACATTAAATATGACGTATTTTACTAAGGTTTATTAAGGTGTAAAGAGGGGTCAGATTGCTAAATAATCAAAAATCAACAATTCACTGGATAAGAAGCTTTGTGATCACCAAAATACGTCAAAAGTTAccataaaaaagtataaaaagtataaatgtagtttttgtgttttactaATATTTAACCAGATATGAATTGCTTACAGGAACGATGGCAACTGCACAAGCAACTGttggtgagtgtgtttgtgatcTGGAGCAGCTCAGTCACATCAGAAAACATTTAGACCTGTGGACTTCTCTGTTATAGTCACATCACTCTAATTTCCTGTCACATTAATGGGAATCTAATGCTATTCACCTCTCTGTCGTCTGTCCATCCTCGTGGTCTAGTGACAGTCGGCCCGTTGGGAGACAATCCGGTTCAGATTGCCTGTCCTAAATGCCATCAGACTGTCCTCTCCAAGGTGGATTACTCCTCTGGTTTACTCACCTACCTTTTCTGTGGTGGCCTCTTCTTCTGCGGGTATGAAATGAAGCATTATTTACTCCATTTTAATATTCTTGAACACTTTTTGTTGAGTGgatgaaaaagagacaaaataatTCGTTGTTCAAACTTATCAAAAATGTGTGGAGACCCCAAAGAAAACTTGGGAAAGGGGGCCCCTACTGACTGATAATGGCACGTTTTGCAATGGCAATAATTCCATATGAAACTTATTATTAGAATCAGGGGTGTTAGAGTGGgcagatacctaaaacatgcagggcagtagctctcagGGTTGGTGACCATTGGTGTAGAACCTATGCTGGCTGTGAAACTGACAAAAAACGCAGAGAccctctctagagtcagtgtttgattTTTCCCTTCTGGGTAGAAACATGACGGTGCATACTACTTGACTTCACTGTTTGTGTTCATAGTTAAAATAGATGTAGATAATGGAGAATGGGCTATATGTGATTTTGCAAATGTACATATGCAAAAATATAATGCatatataacacatttaaaacaggtaATACAGCTTTGATTTCCGTGTTTCCGGTGTGACTACAATGGTAGTATTGTTGATATCTTGAAATCtatggaaatgtgtgtgaacAGGACAGAATAGCCTAACTGGAGGGTTTCCAGCATTAGCATGTTGGCACAGTAGATTTTGGTTATCCGTTTCTAACTATCTGACAAGTGACATTTTTGACCTGTCAGTGGGTTCATGGGCGACCaccaaagatagatagataaatagatagataccggtagattgatagatagattgattgattgattgattgatagaccTAATAAAGTGCAAGTTGTACGGGTTAAAGTGCAAATTAACaatatctgaatctgaataTCTGTTAACAGATTTTATGGCAGTAAATTCGATAActgtcaagatatttcacttTGGACCAATAAGTAGGAACAGCTCAGTAGACATATATACTagtgtggttttaaaaaaggtctGAAACTAACAATAGGTAATTGATTAAATTGTGTTTGGTTATAAATTCTTGTGTGACCATAAGAAATTGGCGTGTAAAAGGCataacaattttaaaaatgctttgataaatgatgaaagaatataatatttaaCCTTATAGATGAGCTCCTGACTTTTGCTGCTCTTCTCTCCAGCTTTGTTTTAGGTTGCTGTCTCATCCCATTCTGTGTGAACCGGCTGAAAGATGCAAAGCACACCTGTCCTACCTGCAAGACTGTACTTGGCGTGTATAAACGCTTATAATTGATCTGGTGTCCTTCCTTGGGTTCATCAGTTCACCACTCTGCAGACAACAGCGTTTCTGCCTCCAGGAGAATGAATGAACCAGTGTTGAATCTGGAAAAATTGCTAAACTTAGTTATATTGAATCTGACAGTAATAGAAATATTCACCGACACTGTTATATACCAGCTTGTGTCTCTTATTCAGTTGCAAGAGCTTCACAAAGTTAGACTGGAGaaagttaaagtttaaactTACTTTTACATTCCTGATGATTATATTGACTTAAATTAGTTGTTGATGTTAATGTACAGAATAAATACTGTAACCCCCTTAAAGTGTTCTCCCTTAATACccttaaaaacattaataaactgTGACCAAGTGGTGGATGAGCTTTGATCAGTGTGCAATGATTTAtaataactttgcaaagtatgatgTCAGTTTTCAGGAGCAAGTTAAAATGTGAGGAGCCTATTTCATGTAAAATACTGCTTCAGAGGTTTTTCCACCCTGACCAGAATACAAAtgtctgaaaaaaaatcaatgaatacatatcatggtcatatttaaaccattcatatatttaacattgtgcaaaatgttgtcaatcagcagtttctgtgcaaaataatctgtatAAGACAGACCTAttattgttgaaaaaaaagtttgtttttcttaaggcatctcaggctgttcatctgcgttgtaaatagatggtttattatagtaaaaatacattacatatatagtatttataggttatgcaatggttttacttttctggcccacttgagatcaaattgggctgtatatGGCCCTTAaacaaaaatgagtttgacaccctgGACTAGAGACATAAGGTGTTACATAATGTAGTTTAAATATCAGGCTTATTCCAATATATAGCAATAATTTCCATTCATAATGTGTTACTTCATAGATGAAATGAAGTGGCCCCATGCACACCATTTAATATGGATCAACCGATGATTATGGGTGCTTAAATACAATAAGTGCTTCATAGGGATACAAAGAATTTACAGCATCATAAAAATAGATATGAACTTTCACCTTCATTCTTCAATTAAACCTTCATTTTTCAATAAACcttcattttttaacaaatcagTTAATCAAACCATCAAGACAATAAGAAAAAGGGTTAgttaaagcaaaataaatgcaGTTTAAAATGAGTAGGTGTCTGTGTACACATTTCTGACATTAAGGACTAATTAAtccaaaatacattatttacatttaatgttaTTGCACATGAAATATGGTGTACAAGTAGTAGTAAGCAATACAGCGTAGTTTGTAACAAATTATGTGCACTAGAGCCCCGTTCCTACAGGACTGCAAAGTGCTGAGAGGCGATGAGGAATGCGAGGACAACAAGGAAGGACAAGCCTGCCTGGTCTGCTCGGACACGGGCGCCATTGTTACctgaaacagaaaaatgtaCATTAGAGATGAGGAAGGCTGTATTTTCCCTTGATTTAgaataacttattacatttacaaTGTATTGATCTACAGTTAGGAGGAGGATTGGAGTGTCTTTACTGGAAGAGTGAGATGCTAATGCGTGAAAGCAGCTTCCCAATTTGTGAACAtttctgccatctagtggctatTTAGACAACCATCCTCCTTAGTTATGGTTGCAACACCTGTCTTTCCATGTTAACCAGACACTTAATTTACAATGATACTGGCAACAGATCTACAACTTTTTAACTTGTCCTTAATTTAATACAGACAGACCAAACAGGCTTCTGCTGTCTGAAATTTTAACTGTTTCTAACAGATATTTTTAGCTGTAGCAAGCTACCCAAATAATTAGCTGatttagctaatgttagctccaTCAGTTTGTTGATAAGTCTGTCTCCGTCagactttttaatgtttcagacTTTTAAAGCAGATACAGTGTAAAAAGGGCTTAAATGGGCCATATTAtgattattgtgattttctgttataaTTATATTTCAATCATTCATATAAAGTTGACTTTTTTAGTAATGACCGAGAATAATCCTACTACTATAGTTTGATTTATGGCGTGCTGATATAGCCTCCTGAGCGGCCAGAAGTCGGTcgtgaccatagactgtatagaagaaacggacgtaacatccatgacgtcacccattggtttgtggactgctgctcggatgcaaatagtttcgaatctaggcagctccatcttgaaaatttcaggtgcatgctgggaaaaataaaaacacggattctacttatatgggcatgcggcggggccatgggcagagtggggaggttgctatggttgcgagggctggatcgaggacattgtgcaatcaacctgtcaatcacgacggagccacgccctaatgcataccctgctttagtgtcaaatttaaaatcagggaggccaaaatttcacaaatgaacatcatactgtattgaagaaggctttaaactagcgattgagaccataaacacattttgaaaacgtttactgaggttaaaaatcaagtgagaagttggtgaattttTCTTCAATCTCCCAATCTCTCaatctccattgacttgtattgagacggaagtcctgttgacaccaaaacggtcgccccctggtggccttttgctagaatgcagttctaagttacttctgcgttggcctcatttcagaggaccgtaactccccgcctggtcgtGACGCAGCTTCCAaaagctaaccaatcagagccaaGCGGGCTAACTGGGGGGCCTTAAAgaaacaggagctaaaacaggctgttttcggacagaggctgaactgggACGGTGCATTAAGAGCCAGATAGAGttaaataagttttttttttataaatcatgCAACGATATTCCAGTAGAGGCCAAAGATTAAAAATGTGCATAACATGGCTGCTTTAAATATGCACTTGATGGCTACCTACATGAAGTTGTGCTTGTAGAAGATACGGAAATTAAGAAACAGCAATGTTAGTGTATTGCAGTTAAGTGCCAGCAATAGTAAGTAT contains:
- the LOC128365232 gene encoding lipopolysaccharide-induced tumor necrosis factor-alpha factor homolog, which translates into the protein MATAQATVVTVGPLGDNPVQIACPKCHQTVLSKVDYSSGLLTYLFCGGLFFCGFVLGCCLIPFCVNRLKDAKHTCPTCKTVLGVYKRL